A part of Nesterenkonia lutea genomic DNA contains:
- a CDS encoding LacI family DNA-binding transcriptional regulator, translating to MAVRLADVAEAAGVSPSTASRVLNGSARSPKAEIAARVRVAAEELGYFPNAQAQALARSSAGLMGLVVHDISDPYFSSIARGAQRALVGSGIQLMLASTERGAEAEVEAVRTFMSYRTDAILLAGSRGLADDALLDQVLRTYRANGGRVAMIGQPLPNAGGVQIANESGGADLAEALLHQGHRRFAVLSGAATLSTSSQRASGFLGKLRSAGVIPERVVEGAFTRDGGYLMMSELIESGALKTDAPRPLCVFCVNDVMALGALAAVRDAGLTVPGDVALAGFDDIPTLADQHPTITTVRLPLEEIGRMSAEMLLADGDMDRRLVVEGFPVLRESTRLG from the coding sequence ATGGCGGTTCGCCTGGCGGATGTGGCAGAGGCGGCGGGAGTCTCCCCGTCGACTGCTTCACGAGTGCTCAACGGATCTGCACGCAGTCCGAAGGCTGAGATCGCCGCGCGCGTGCGAGTGGCCGCCGAGGAGCTCGGGTACTTCCCGAATGCCCAGGCCCAGGCGCTGGCGCGCTCCAGCGCGGGGCTCATGGGCCTGGTGGTCCATGACATCTCAGACCCGTATTTCTCCTCGATCGCACGCGGGGCCCAGCGGGCCCTCGTCGGCTCCGGGATCCAGCTCATGCTCGCCTCCACGGAGCGTGGGGCTGAGGCGGAGGTCGAAGCGGTGCGCACCTTCATGTCATATCGGACTGACGCGATTCTTCTCGCGGGCTCCCGGGGCCTCGCCGATGACGCGCTGCTCGATCAGGTGCTGCGCACCTACCGGGCCAACGGGGGGCGGGTTGCCATGATCGGCCAGCCGCTGCCCAACGCCGGGGGAGTGCAGATCGCCAACGAGTCAGGCGGCGCCGATCTGGCTGAGGCGCTGCTGCACCAGGGGCATCGCCGGTTCGCGGTCCTCTCTGGCGCGGCCACTCTGTCCACGTCTTCTCAGCGGGCATCGGGATTTCTCGGAAAGCTTCGCTCGGCGGGCGTGATTCCCGAGCGAGTCGTGGAAGGCGCGTTCACGCGCGACGGCGGCTACCTGATGATGTCCGAACTCATCGAGTCCGGCGCCCTGAAGACAGATGCGCCCCGGCCACTCTGCGTCTTCTGCGTCAATGACGTGATGGCACTCGGCGCACTGGCGGCGGTGCGCGACGCGGGGCTCACGGTGCCGGGGGATGTTGCCCTGGCCGGGTTCGACGACATCCCCACGCTTGCGGATCAGCATCCGACGATCACCACCGTGCGACTGCCGCTGGAGGAGATCGGCCGGATGAGTGCGGAGATGCTCCTCGCCGACGGCGACATGGATCGGCGCCTCGTGGTGGAGGGGTTTCCGGTGCTGCGGGAGTCCACGCGCCTGGGCTGA